In a single window of the Danio rerio strain Tuebingen ecotype United States chromosome 20, GRCz12tu, whole genome shotgun sequence genome:
- the rars2 gene encoding probable arginine--tRNA ligase, mitochondrial isoform X2, with the protein MQFGLLGSGFERFGSQEKLRTQPLEHLFEVYVQVNREAESDASVRSAAAHFFRRLEQSEEQALELWRHFREITIHEYKRIYQRLGVEFDHYSGESFHRAETQTVLDELRSRRLLKTSQKGTGVVDLSDKGDMSNYATLVRSDGTSLYITRDVAAALDRKQRFSFDEMIYVTDKSQTMHFQQLFRILQAMGHPWAGSCHHVAFGLVQGMSTRRGEVLFLEDVLEEAQSRMIHNMRQSRTSKELEDPEVTAERIGISALIVQDFKGPLISDYRFEWDKVLQAQGDTGVFLQYTHARLCSLLRQQDCEISCSDFSPLTDSRSVSLLQHLLRYDEVLLQCATDLQPKHLVNFLMTLSHLVASAHRELPVKGSSEAVAQARLCLFSSVRSVLANGMRILGITPVDKM; encoded by the exons ATGCAGTTCG gtctgTTGGGCTCAGGGTTTGAACGATTCGGCTCTCAGGAGAAGCTAAGGACGCAACCACTGGAGCATCTGTTTGAG GTGTATGTGCAGGTGAACCGCGAGGCGGAGAGCGATGCCAGTGTGCGTTCGGCTGCTGCTCATTTCTTCAGGCGTCTTGAGCAGAGCGAGGAGCAGGCGCTGGAGCTGTGGAGACACTTCAGGGAGATCACCATCCATGAGTACAAGCGCATCTATCAG CGTTTAGGAGTGGAGTTTGATCATTACTCCGGAGAATCTTTTCATCGAGCTGAAACACAGACTGTGCTGGACGAGCTGAGGAGCAGACGCCTGCTGAAGACCTCACA GAAGGGAACGGGTGTGGTGGATCTGTCTGATAAGGGCGACATGTCCAATTACGCCACACTGGTCCGCAGTGATGGGACATCCCTGTACATCACCAG AGACGTGGCAGCGGCGCTGGACAGGAAGCAGAGGTTTAGCTTTGATGAGATGATCTACGTG ACAGATAAGAGTCAGACTATGCACTTCCAGCAGCTCTTCAGAATCTTACAGGCCATGGGGCACCCGTGGGCCGGCAG TTGTCATCATGTGGCGTTCGGCCTGGTGCAGGGCATGAGCACTCGACGTGGGGAGGTGCTGTTCCTGGAGGACGTGCTGGAGGAGGCGCAGAGCCGGATGATCCATAACATGAGGCAGTCCCGCA CTTCTAAAGAGCTGGAGGATCCGGAAGTGACCGCAGAGAGAATCGGGATCAGTGCTTTAATCGTACag GACTTCAAAGGGCCGCTGATTTCTGACTACAGGTTTGAATGGGACAAAGTCCTGCAGGCTCAAGGAGACACGGGTGTGTTTCTGCAGTACACACACGCTCGCctctgcag tttATTGCGGCAGCAGGACTGCGAGATCTCCTGCTCTGACTTCTCTCCTCTAACAGACAGCAGGAGTGTGTCTCTCCTCCAGCACCTGCTCAG GTATGATGAAGTGCTGCTTCAGTGTGCAACTGACCTGCAGCCCAAACACCTGGTCAACTTCCTCATGACTCTAAG TCATCTAGTGGCATCGGCTCATCGAGAGCTGCCTGTGAAGGGTAGTTCAGAAGCGGTGGCGCAG GCCAGACTGTGTCTGTTCAGCTCCGTCCGCTCAGTTCTGGCCAATGGCATGAGGATTCTGGGCATCACTCCGGTTGATAAGATGTGA
- the rars2 gene encoding probable arginine--tRNA ligase, mitochondrial (The RefSeq protein has 7 substitutions compared to this genomic sequence) → MACFFRRSAALQLAKACGQNEETLIPLISVAPVNKKQSVADLRVSVSHLLQSGAVRPDGDLQNTTHTLARQIRTDAVVEEIIPGRGVIHFRLNKLLLAQKLLDQLRSDPDGFGVKSEILRQLRVGRTLVEFSSPNIAKKFHAGHLRSTIIGNFIANLKKALGNEVIRVNYLGDWGMQFGLLGSGFERFGSQEKLRTQPLEHLFESSVGGCCVYLYGSAVCVRPQVYVQVNREAESDASVRSAAAHFFRRLEQSEEQALELWRHFREITIHEYKRIYQRLGVEFDHYSGESFHRAETQTVLDELRSRCLLKTSQKGTGVVDLSDKGDMSNYATLVRSDGTSLYITRDVAAALDRKQRFSFDEMIYVTDKSQTMHFQQLFRILQAMGHQWAGSCHHVAFGLVQGMSTRRGEVLFLEDVLEEAQSRMIHNMRQSRTSKELEDPELTAERIGISALIVQDFKGPLISDYRFEWDKVLQAQGDTGVFLQYTHARLCSLLRQQDCEISCSDFSPLTDSRSVSLLQHLLRYDEVLLQCATDLQPKHLVNFLMTLSHLVASAHRELPVKGSSEAVAQARLCLFSSVHSVLANGMRILGITPVDKM, encoded by the exons ATGGCGTGTTTTTTCAGGAGGAGTGCAgctctgcag CTGGCGAAGGCCTGTGGTCAGAATGAGGAGACGCTCATCCCACTGATCTCTGTGGCGCCGGTCAACAAGAAACA gagtgTGGCAGATCTGCGTGTGTCAGTCAGTCATCTTCTGCAGAGCGGAGCTGTTCGTCCTGATGGAGACCTGCAGAACACCACACACACGCTGGCCCGACAG ATCAGAACGGATGCTGTGGTGGAGGAGGTCATCCCCGGCAGAGGAGTGATTCACTTCAGACTCAACAAACTCCTCCTGGCGCAG AAACTTTTAGACCAGCTGCGCTCAGATCCAGACGGCTTCGGTGTGAAGAGTGAAATCCTGCGCCGGCTTCGGGTCGGCCGGACACTGGTGGAGTTCAG TTCTCCAAACATCGCCAAGAAGTTCCACGCTGGACATCTCAGATCCACCATAATCG GAAATTTCATTGCCAACCTAAAGAAGGCTTTAGGGAATGAGGTGATCCGAGTCAATTATCTGGGCGACTGGGGAATGCAGTTCG gtctgTTGGGCTCAGGGTTTGAACGATTCGGCTCTCAGGAGAAGCTAAGGACGCAACCACTGGAGCATCTGTTTGAG TCATCTGTTGGTGGATgctgtgtgtttctgtatggCTCAGCTGTGTGTGTCCGCCCGCAGGTGTATGTGCAGGTGAACCGCGAGGCGGAGAGCGATGCCAGTGTGCGTTCGGCTGCTGCTCATTTCTTCAGGCGTCTTGAGCAGAGCGAGGAGCAGGCGCTGGAGCTGTGGAGACACTTCAGGGAGATCACCATCCATGAGTACAAGCGCATCTATCAG CGTTTAGGAGTGGAGTTTGATCATTACTCCGGAGAATCTTTTCATCGAGCTGAAACACAGACTGTGCTGGACGAGCTGAGGAGCAGACGCCTGCTGAAGACCTCACA GAAGGGAACGGGTGTGGTGGATCTGTCTGATAAGGGCGACATGTCCAATTACGCCACACTGGTCCGCAGTGATGGGACATCCCTGTACATCACCAG AGACGTGGCAGCGGCGCTGGACAGGAAGCAGAGGTTTAGCTTTGATGAGATGATCTACGTG ACAGATAAGAGTCAGACTATGCACTTCCAGCAGCTCTTCAGAATCTTACAGGCCATGGGGCACCCGTGGGCCGGCAG TTGTCATCATGTGGCGTTCGGCCTGGTGCAGGGCATGAGCACTCGACGTGGGGAGGTGCTGTTCCTGGAGGACGTGCTGGAGGAGGCGCAGAGCCGGATGATCCATAACATGAGGCAGTCCCGCA CTTCTAAAGAGCTGGAGGATCCGGAAGTGACCGCAGAGAGAATCGGGATCAGTGCTTTAATCGTACag GACTTCAAAGGGCCGCTGATTTCTGACTACAGGTTTGAATGGGACAAAGTCCTGCAGGCTCAAGGAGACACGGGTGTGTTTCTGCAGTACACACACGCTCGCctctgcag tttATTGCGGCAGCAGGACTGCGAGATCTCCTGCTCTGACTTCTCTCCTCTAACAGACAGCAGGAGTGTGTCTCTCCTCCAGCACCTGCTCAG GTATGATGAAGTGCTGCTTCAGTGTGCAACTGACCTGCAGCCCAAACACCTGGTCAACTTCCTCATGACTCTAAG TCATCTAGTGGCATCGGCTCATCGAGAGCTGCCTGTGAAGGGTAGTTCAGAAGCGGTGGCGCAG GCCAGACTGTGTCTGTTCAGCTCCGTCCGCTCAGTTCTGGCCAATGGCATGAGGATTCTGGGCATCACTCCGGTTGATAAGATGTGA
- the rars2 gene encoding probable arginine--tRNA ligase, mitochondrial isoform X1 translates to MACFFRRSAALQLAKACGQNEETLIPLISVAPVNKKQSVADLRVSVSHLLQSGAVRPDGDLQNTTHTLARQIRTDAVVEEVIPGRGVIHFRLNKLLLAQKLLDQLRSDPDGFGVKSEILRRLRVGRTLVEFSSPNIAKKFHAGHLRSTIIGNFIANLKKALGNEVIRVNYLGDWGMQFGLLGSGFERFGSQEKLRTQPLEHLFEVYVQVNREAESDASVRSAAAHFFRRLEQSEEQALELWRHFREITIHEYKRIYQRLGVEFDHYSGESFHRAETQTVLDELRSRRLLKTSQKGTGVVDLSDKGDMSNYATLVRSDGTSLYITRDVAAALDRKQRFSFDEMIYVTDKSQTMHFQQLFRILQAMGHPWAGSCHHVAFGLVQGMSTRRGEVLFLEDVLEEAQSRMIHNMRQSRTSKELEDPEVTAERIGISALIVQDFKGPLISDYRFEWDKVLQAQGDTGVFLQYTHARLCSLLRQQDCEISCSDFSPLTDSRSVSLLQHLLRYDEVLLQCATDLQPKHLVNFLMTLSHLVASAHRELPVKGSSEAVAQARLCLFSSVRSVLANGMRILGITPVDKM, encoded by the exons ATGGCGTGTTTTTTCAGGAGGAGTGCAgctctgcag CTGGCGAAGGCCTGTGGTCAGAATGAGGAGACGCTCATCCCACTGATCTCTGTGGCGCCGGTCAACAAGAAACA gagtgTGGCAGATCTGCGTGTGTCAGTCAGTCATCTTCTGCAGAGCGGAGCTGTTCGTCCTGATGGAGACCTGCAGAACACCACACACACGCTGGCCCGACAG ATCAGAACGGATGCTGTGGTGGAGGAGGTCATCCCCGGCAGAGGAGTGATTCACTTCAGACTCAACAAACTCCTCCTGGCGCAG AAACTTTTAGACCAGCTGCGCTCAGATCCAGACGGCTTCGGTGTGAAGAGTGAAATCCTGCGCCGGCTTCGGGTCGGCCGGACACTGGTGGAGTTCAG TTCTCCAAACATCGCCAAGAAGTTCCACGCTGGACATCTCAGATCCACCATAATCG GAAATTTCATTGCCAACCTAAAGAAGGCTTTAGGGAATGAGGTGATCCGAGTCAATTATCTGGGCGACTGGGGAATGCAGTTCG gtctgTTGGGCTCAGGGTTTGAACGATTCGGCTCTCAGGAGAAGCTAAGGACGCAACCACTGGAGCATCTGTTTGAG GTGTATGTGCAGGTGAACCGCGAGGCGGAGAGCGATGCCAGTGTGCGTTCGGCTGCTGCTCATTTCTTCAGGCGTCTTGAGCAGAGCGAGGAGCAGGCGCTGGAGCTGTGGAGACACTTCAGGGAGATCACCATCCATGAGTACAAGCGCATCTATCAG CGTTTAGGAGTGGAGTTTGATCATTACTCCGGAGAATCTTTTCATCGAGCTGAAACACAGACTGTGCTGGACGAGCTGAGGAGCAGACGCCTGCTGAAGACCTCACA GAAGGGAACGGGTGTGGTGGATCTGTCTGATAAGGGCGACATGTCCAATTACGCCACACTGGTCCGCAGTGATGGGACATCCCTGTACATCACCAG AGACGTGGCAGCGGCGCTGGACAGGAAGCAGAGGTTTAGCTTTGATGAGATGATCTACGTG ACAGATAAGAGTCAGACTATGCACTTCCAGCAGCTCTTCAGAATCTTACAGGCCATGGGGCACCCGTGGGCCGGCAG TTGTCATCATGTGGCGTTCGGCCTGGTGCAGGGCATGAGCACTCGACGTGGGGAGGTGCTGTTCCTGGAGGACGTGCTGGAGGAGGCGCAGAGCCGGATGATCCATAACATGAGGCAGTCCCGCA CTTCTAAAGAGCTGGAGGATCCGGAAGTGACCGCAGAGAGAATCGGGATCAGTGCTTTAATCGTACag GACTTCAAAGGGCCGCTGATTTCTGACTACAGGTTTGAATGGGACAAAGTCCTGCAGGCTCAAGGAGACACGGGTGTGTTTCTGCAGTACACACACGCTCGCctctgcag tttATTGCGGCAGCAGGACTGCGAGATCTCCTGCTCTGACTTCTCTCCTCTAACAGACAGCAGGAGTGTGTCTCTCCTCCAGCACCTGCTCAG GTATGATGAAGTGCTGCTTCAGTGTGCAACTGACCTGCAGCCCAAACACCTGGTCAACTTCCTCATGACTCTAAG TCATCTAGTGGCATCGGCTCATCGAGAGCTGCCTGTGAAGGGTAGTTCAGAAGCGGTGGCGCAG GCCAGACTGTGTCTGTTCAGCTCCGTCCGCTCAGTTCTGGCCAATGGCATGAGGATTCTGGGCATCACTCCGGTTGATAAGATGTGA